In one window of Phalacrocorax aristotelis chromosome W, bGulAri2.1, whole genome shotgun sequence DNA:
- the LOC142049736 gene encoding LOW QUALITY PROTEIN: unconventional myosin-Vb-like (The sequence of the model RefSeq protein was modified relative to this genomic sequence to represent the inferred CDS: deleted 1 base in 1 codon; substituted 3 bases at 3 genomic stop codons): MLQHSLAMLGLSRWLLESAIDPLGGVGAWVWIPDCVKVWRVAEITRGYKEGDAILHLHLEDGSALAYPIEFQLLPLCNPDCLSGADDLVALSYLHEPAMLHLLHWCFLEANVIYTCCGIILVAINPYKSLPIYEEEVIYAYSGCEIGDMDPHIFALAEEAYKQMVRWEFGKKQSLIISGESGAGKTASAKYAVRYFTTVGGCLGDSSMEEKVLASSPIMEAFGNAKTTRNDNSSCFGKYIEIGFSQAHVTGATIKTYLLEKSHVTFQAKAERNYHIFYQLCASATLHELQGLGGAESFHYTCQGQCTAAQSTNDAADLDSMQHAFSLLGVPEANQLELFSILAAILHLGNIVVGGRDHCGDGCFVEPVDEALGLFCTFLGVEALQVTCWLCHCKLVTAGETYLKPLSRQQALDSRDALAKHMYGQVFRWMVSRVNCVLWSLEGHRTSIGILDIYGFEMLELNSFEQFCINYANEKLQQLFNLHVFRLEQEYVTEEIPWVFINFCDNQPYIELIEGRLGILDLLNEACKGCWEQAAVATQSPPAAPSDLSSFQMPQGSDGSWAQKLYQTHLNCSHFQKPKRPTDAFVVCHFAGKVEHQCDGFVEKNRDAVPEELVGLLQASKLCSVQSALLAEVFLEEGDGPMSLQSHRSSAPRIAGHPSCRSLPSSQKSKKSISSQFKASLNKLMEMLNSTTAHYIRYIKPNDGRQPSVFDSRQAVEQLRACGVLETIRISASGYPSRWTXQELLERYRALVSREELMGTNEKQICILALERLLQDPSKYQCGKSKVFFQAGQVAYLEELRYRWLRAACILLQRHLQGWLAWRCFGRACATAVCLQRHAQGMLARRLARMLRRTRAAVMLQKTLRMVLVRRSYLCMRQAVITIQAFAQGMFAQCLYXQMVWHQKAVVIQAAVRGWLARIHYACLRGAVIHLQCCYCQAWAARKLQRLRVEACSVEHYKQLHKGMEIKVIQLQCRLDEQAQEKQQLMEQLSGLNTAHAEEVQRLQAEMXRLQEDVACDTQVQQLQAQLAELERQSMKSCLGQEVEELKQCLVEVEAMKLQLWEEKDALIQCMLEQSQHLEEQHQRVAWESQGLLQELEEEWACYQSLVQEYTCLEQGYENLCDEVAFHRQSTLRWSRLSESFLASESSYLSSMSTAPSRDGSDQQAEGLEECSLLMPEGPQPSGEVLLNGSVGQGHFKKAYLLLLGQLNAVNKELAQTRENITEMLGLGRSLEKVAVDDDLKHAYDAVQGANRLLPSQLWEEKQQHEEEVEGLHFNISSLKQLIQQQAALIQDLQRHQGQEGLQHHVLLLKEENWELAQKLEKQERTTLKFQKQLRAYAKQIQKLTGKYRHGTGWRVTSLKHSDDFDMVVLWLANTCQFLNCLCQYSQDESYWQGNMAWQNEHRLQNVDPQSSCCSLGALAVQLYQQLIRTAEKCLKPMIGMAWACGFQLIQGLSSSCPPGHRRSLSAPAHTLPELLQQLGSFCAVLDCHGLAPSVGHQALCQLLFLISGTTLNYLLLRKDTCSWSCGIQLRYNISQLEQWLWAEGLQQSGAHEVLEPLVQAAQLLQVKKVIEEDAGALCSLCMVLSPQQVVKILRAYTPAVGLEEHISPSFISSVEKHLQDQYGGGPSQLLVDTSHLFPVHLPFIASPLHLDELCIPDALNLAFLVHP, from the exons GGTGCCTGGGTGTGGATCCCTGACTGTGTCAAAGTCTGGAGGGTGGCAGAAATAACCAGAGGCTACAAGGAAGGAGATGCCATTCTTCATCTCCACCTGGAAGATGGCTCG GCACTGGCCTACCCCATCGAgtttcagctgctgcctctctgcaaCCCTGACTGCCTCTCAGGTGCCGATGACCTGGTGGCCCTGAGCTACCTGCATGAGCCAGCTATGCTGCACTTGCTCCACTGGTGCTTCCTGGAGGCCAATGTCATCTACACCTGCTGTG GTATTATTCTTGTTGCTATCAACCCCTACAAGTCATTGCCCATCTATGAGGAAGAGGTGATTTATGCCTACAGTGGCTGTGAAATAGGTGACATGGATCCCCACATCTTTGCTTTGGCAGAGGAGGCATACAAGCAGATGGTGAGATGGGA GTTTGGGAAGAAACAGTCCCTCATCATCAGTGGTGAGTCGGGTGCAGGGAAGACTGCATCAGCCAAGTATGCCGTGAGATACTTCACCACTGTTGGGGGCTGCCTGGGTGACTCTAGCATGGAGGAGAAGGTGCTGGCCTCCAGCCCTATCATGGAG GCCTTTGGGAACGCAAAGACAACCAGGAATGACAACAGTAGCTGCTTTGGGAAGTACATTGAGATTGGCTTCAGCCAAGCGCATGTCACAGGGGCCACCATCAAAACCTACCTGCTGGAGAAGTCCCATGTCACCTTCCAG GCgaaagcagagagaaactaCCACATATTCTACCAGCTCTGTGCCTCAGCCACCCTGCATGAGCTCCAGGGCCTGG GTGGGGCAGAGTCCTTCCACTACACCTGCCAGGGCCAGTGCACTGCTGCCCAGAGCACCAATGATGCGGCCGACCTGGACAGCATGCAGCATGCCTTCTCGCTCCTGG gTGTCCCCGAGGCCAACCAGCTGGAGCTATTCAGCATCCTGGCTGCCATACTTCACCTGGGCAACATTGTGGTCGGAGGGAGGGACCACTGTGGGGATGGCTGCTTCGTGGAG CCTGTCGATGAAGCCCTAGGGCTGTTCTGCACATTTCTGGGTGTTGAGGCATTGCAGGTGACATGCTGGCTCTGCCACTGCAAGCTGGTCACTGCCGGTGAGACCTACCTGAAGCCCCTCTCCAGGCAGCAGGCACTTGACTCCCGGGATGCCCTGGCCAAGCACATGTATGGGCAGGTCTTCAGATGGATGGTGAGCAGGGTCAACTGTGTCCTGTGGTCACTGGAGGGTCACCGTACCTCCATTGGCATTCTGGACATCTATGG GTTTGAGATGCTTGAGCTCAACAGCTTTGAGCAGTTCTGCATCAACTATGCCAATgagaagctgcagcagctcttcaaCCTA CACGTCttcaggctggagcaggagtATGTGACCGAGGAGATCCCTTGGGTCTTCATTAACTTCTGTGACAACCAGCCATACATTGAGCTCATTGAGGGCCGGCTTGGCATCCTGGACCTGCTGAATGAGGCGTGCaaggggtgctgggagcaggctgCCGTGGCCACCCAgagcccccctgctgccccTTCTGACCTGTCTTCCTTTCAGATGCCCCAAGGCAGTGATGGAAGCTGGGCCCAGAAGCTTTACCAGACCCATCTCAACTGCTCCCACTTCCAGAAGCCCAAGAGGCCCACGGATGCTTTTGTTGTCTGCCACTTTGCTGGCAAG GTGGAACACCAGTGTGATGGGTTTGTGGAGAAGAATAGGGATGCTGTCCCTGAGGAGCtggtggggctgctgcaggccaGCAAG ctctgctctgtgcagtcTGCCCTGCTCGCTGAGGTCTTCCTGGAGGAAGGGGATGGCCCCATGTCCCTGCAGTCCCACAGGTCCAGTGCTCCTAGGATAGCTGGTCACCCCAGCTGCAGATCGCTACCTAGTAGCCAAAAGAGCAAGAAGTCTATCTCCAGCCAG TTCAAAGCCTCCCTGAACAAGCTGATGGAGATGTTGAATAGCACCACAGCACACTACATCCGCTACATCAAACCCAATGATGGCAGGCAGCCCTCTGT GTTTGACTCCAGACAAGCAGTGGAGCAGCTACGAGCCTGTGGGGTCCTGGAGACCATCCGGATCAGTGCCTCAGGCTACCCCTCCAG GTGGACCTAGCAGGAGCTCTTAGAGAGGTACAGGGCTCTGGTGAGCAGAGAAGAGTTGATGGGCACCAATGAGAAGCAGATCTGCATCCTTGCCCTTGAGAGACTGCTTCAA GACCCCAGCAAGTACCAGTGTGGGAAGAGCAAGGTGTTTTTCCAGGCTGGCCAAGTGGCTTACCTGGAGGAGCTGCGGTACCGGTGGCTGAGGGCAGCCTGCATCTTGCTGCAGAGGcacctgcagggctggctggcaTGGAGGTGCTTTGGACGGGCATGTGCCACAGCAGTCTGCCTGCAGCGCCATGCCCAGGGCATGTTGGCCCGGAG GCTTGCCAGGATGCTGCGAAGGACCAGGGCCGCTGTGATGCTGCAGAAGACCCTGAGGATGGTTTTGGTCCGGCGCTCCTACCTATGCATGCGCCAGGCTGTCATCACCATCCAAGCCTTTGCCCAGGGCATGTTTGCCCAGTGTCTTTACTAACAG ATGGTGTGGCACCAGAAAGCCGTGGTGATCCAGGCTGCTGTCAGGGGCTGGCTGGCCAGAATCCACTATGCCTGCCTGCGTGGGGCTGTTatccacctgcagtgctgctacTGCCAGGCGTGGGCA GCCAGGAAGCTGCAGCGGCTGCGTGTTGAGGCATGCTCTGTCGAGCACTACAAGCAGCTGCACAAGGGCATGGAGATCAAAGTGATACAGCTGCAGTGCAGGCTGGATGAGCAG gcccaggagaagcagcagctcatgGAGCAGCTCTCAGGGCTGAACACTGCCCATGCTGAGGAGGTGCAGCGCCTGCAGGCCGAGATGTAGCGGCTGCAGGAGGATGTGGCCTGTGACACCCAggtccagcagctgcaggcgcaGCTGGCCGAGCTGGAGAGGCAGAGCATGAAGAGCTGCCTGGGCCAGGAGGTTGAGGAGCTCAAGCAG tgCTTGGTAGAGGTGGAAGCCATgaagctgcagctgtgggaggAGAAGGATGCCCTGATCCAGTGCATGTTGGAGCAGTCACAGCATCTGGAAG AGCAGCACCAGCGTGTGGCATGGGAAAGCCAGGgactgctgcaggagctggaggaggagtgGGCATGCTATCAGAGCCTGGTGCAGGAGTACACCTGCCTGGAGCAGGGCTATGAGAACCTGTGCGATGAGGTGGCCTTCCACAGG CAAAGCACCTTGAGATGGTCCCGTTTGTCAGAGAGCTTCTTGGCCTCTGAGAGCAGCTACTTGTCCTCCATGTCCACAGCTCCCTCACGAGATGGCTCTGACCAGCAAGCTGAG GGGCTGGAGGAGTGCTCATTGCTGATGCCAGAGGGGCCACAGCCCAGCGGTGAGGTGCTGCTGAATGGTAGTGTGGGCCAGGGTCACTTTAAGAAGGCGTACCTTCTCCTCTTGGGGCAGCTCAATGCTGTCAATAAGGAGCTGGCCCAGACCCGGGAG AACATAACTGAGATGTTGGGGTTGGGCAGGAGCCTGGAGAAGGTGGCAGTGGATGATGACTTGAAGCATGCATATGATGCAGTACAGGGTGCCAACAG GCTGCTGCCAAGTCAGCtgtgggaggagaagcagcagcatgagGAGGAGGTAGAAGGGCTGCATTTCAACATCAGCTCACTCAAGCAGCTGatccagcagcaggcagccctGATCCAGGACCTGCAGCGGCATCAGGGGCAGGAAGGGCTGCAACACCATGTCCTGCTGCTCAAGGAAGAGAACTGG GAACTGGCCCAGAAGCTGGAGAAGCAGGAGAGGACCACGCTGAAGttccagaagcagctgagaGCCTATGCAAAGCAGATACAGAAGCTCACAGGCAAGTATCGGCATGGGACTGGCTGGAGGGTTACCAGCTTG AAGCACAGTGATGACTTTGACATGGTGGTGCTCTGGCTTGCCAACACCTGCCAGTTCCTGAACTGCCTGTGCCAGTACAGCCAGGATGAG AGCTACTGGCAGGGGAACATGGCGTGGCAGAATGAGCATCGCCTGCAGAACGTGGACCCTcagagctcctgctgcagcctgggtgCTCTGGCTGTCCAGCTCTACCAGCAGCTCATCCGCACTGCTGAGAAGTGCCTCAAACCCATGATTGGTATGGCCTGGGCTTGTGGG TTCCAGCTCATACAGGGCTTGTCCTCTTCCTGCCCTCCTGGCCACCGCCGGTCCTTGTCAGCCCCTGCACACACCCTGCCTGagttgctgcagcagctgggctccTTCTGTGCAGTGCTGGACTGCCATGGGCTGGCTCCCAGTGTGGGGCACCAGGCCCTGTGccagctcctcttcctcatcagcGGCACCACCCTCAACTACCTGCTGCTGAGAAAGGACACGTGCTCCTGGAGCTGTGGCATCCAGCTCAG GTACAACATCAGCCAGCTGGAGCAGTGGCTGTGGGCAGAGGGACTGCAGCAGAGTGGGGCCCACGAGGTGCTGGAGCCCCTGGTCcaggctgcccagctgctgcaggtgaAGAAGGTGATAGAGGAGGATGCTGGAGCTCTTTGCAGCCTGTGCATGGTGCTGTCACCCCAGCAG GTTGTGAAGATCCTCCGGGCTTACACCCCAGCTGTTGGGCTAGAGGAGCACATCAGCCCCAGCTTCATCAGCAGTGTTGAG AAGCACCTGCAGGACCAGTATGGAGGGGggcccagccagctcctggtGGACACCAGCCACCTCTTCCCTGTGCATCTGCCCTTCATCGCTTCCCCACTGCACCTGGATGAGCTCTGCATCCCTGATGCCCTCAACTTGGCCTTCCTTGTCCACCCCTGA